A genomic window from Astatotilapia calliptera chromosome 12, fAstCal1.2, whole genome shotgun sequence includes:
- the vamp5 gene encoding vesicle-associated membrane protein 5, which produces MDSENGKSHLQKTQEEVEEVKVIMLQNMNKAEERSGKLNELEDRADLLLEESKKFEKTSTQVKTQKRWANKKMKVVLIAVAVVAGLIILSLIIVAIVQSTKGSD; this is translated from the exons ATGGACTCG GAGAACGGGAAGAGCCACCTGCAGAAGACCCaggaggaagtggaggaggTGAAAGTCATCATGCTGCAAAACATGAACAAAGCTGAAGAAAGATCTGGCAAACTCAATGAGCTTGAAGACAGGGCTGATCTGCTGCTGGAAGAG agtaaaaagtttgaaaagacATCCACCCAGGTGAAGACACAGAAAAGATGGGCGAACAAGAAGATGAAAGTGGTGCTTATTGCAGTTGCGGTGGTAGCAGGACTCATCATTCTGAGTCTTATAATCGTTGCTATTGTTCAAAGCACCAAAGGAAGTGACTAA